CGGCGGCTCCACCAGCGGGCCCATGTCCGTGGACAGGTCGCGCCCGTGGCCGACTTCGAGGGTGCGGGTGGCGTCGAGGATCTGCTCGAGCAGCCGCTCGGACTTGCCCGCCGCGCCGACGAGGATCGCCAGCGACCCCGCCGAGCACTTCTGCCCGGCGTGGCCGAACGCGGATGCCACGATGTCGGCGGCCGCCAGGTCCGGGTCCGCTGCCGGCGTGACGATGATCGCGTTCTTGCCGCTGGTCTCCGCCAGCACGGGGCGCTCGGGGCGCCACGACCGGAACAGCGCCGCCGTTTCGGAGGCGCCGGTGAGCACGACGGCGTCGACGTCGTCATGCGTGATCAGGTGCTTGCCCGCGGCCGACTCGTCGGTGTTGGCCAGCTGGATGAGATCGGGGTCCGCGCCGGCGTCGCGCAGGCCGTCGCGCAGGGCGGCCACGGCGACCTCCGCCACGCGAACGACCTGCGGCGCCGGCGAGATGATCACCGCCGACCCCGCCGCCAGCGCCGACACGATGCCGCCGACGGGGATGGCCACGGGGAAGTTCCACGGAGGGGCGATGACCGTCACGCGGTTGGGCGTGAACGCCACGCCGGGCTCGTCCGCCAGCGCCCGCGCCGACGCCGCGTAGTAGCGGATGAAGTCGATGGCCTCGCTGATCTCGGGGTCGGTTTCCGCCACCGTCTTGCCCGGCCCGTGCACGGCGGCGGCGATGAGGCTGCCGCGTCGTGAAGCGAAACGCTGCGCCACGACCTCCAGCACCGACGCGCGCCCGTGCTCGCCGAGGTCCGCCCACGCCGACTGGACGCGGGTGGCGCGGTGCACGACGGCGTCGACGTCGGCGACGTCGTCGATCAGCGGCGCGCGCGACGGGCCCGGATCCTGCGACGGGTGGACCAGCGCCTTCGCCCAGTCGCGGTTGGCGGGCAGCGCGGAATCGGTGTCGGGCTCGTTGGCGAAATCGGTGAGGGTCGGCGCGGTCTTCGCCTTCTCCGCCCGCGGCGTCGTGGTCGTGCCGGGCGCGGCGTCGGGCGACGTCGGCGGGCCCTCCACGCGGCGGTCCTGCGTGCGGCGCGGCTCGGACCGGGTGGCGTCGCGCTCGTCGACGGCCTGCCGGAAGCGCGCCTCCTGCCCGGACATCGGCGACTGCGGCGACTTCGGCGACGGCCCGTCGCCGCCCGCCCGCTCGCCCTCGTCGAGGGAGGTCATCGCGTGCAGGAAGTTCTCCTCCGCGGCGTTTTCCTCCAGGCGGCGCACCAGGTAGCTCACCGCGACGTCGAAGCTGCCGGCGTCGACCACCGGGGTGTAGAGGATCAGGCGCCCGACGTCCTCCTGGATCACCTTCTGCTGCATCGGCGCCATGCCCTGCAGCATCTCGGCGTCGATCTGCTTCTCGACGCCCCGGGCCCGGGCGAGTTCCACCGCGGCGGCCATGGAGAAGAGATTGTGGCTGGCTACGCCCACGCGCAGGCTTTCGGCGACGTCGGGGCGCAGCGCCCGATCGAGAAGCCGCAGGTAGTTGGCGTCGGTCTCCGCCTTGGTGGCGTACGGGGCGCGGACCCACCCGTGGGTGTCGGCGGTGACGGTCTCCATGGACAGGTTCGCGCCCTTGACCAGGCGCACCTTCACCGGCGCGCCGCCGCGGGCGACGCGGTCGCGGGAGAAGCCGATCAGCCGGTCCAGCGCCGCCACCGAATCCGGCAGGTACGCCTGCAGCACGATGCCCGCCTCCAGGCCCATGAACTCGTCCTCGGAGAGGATGCGCTCGAAGACCTCCAGCGTCAGGTCCAGGTCGTGGTACTCCTCCATGTCCAGGTTGATGAACGGGGGAGAGGTGCGCGACGACGTGCCCGGCGCGTCGGCGGCGATGCGGTAGAGGGGGCGCAGGGTGCCCACGAGCCTGTCGACGCTGCCGTCGAAGTCCCAGGGGTTCAGCTGCGACACCACGCTCGACGCCTTCACCGAGACGTAGTCGACCATCGGGTCGCGCAGCAGCGCCATCGTTGCGTGCAGGCGGCGCTCGGCCTCCTTCGCGCCGAGCACGGCCTCGCCGAGCAGGTTGAGGTTCAGGCGGCGGTCGCGGGCGCGGGCGCCGGACAGCAATTCGTTGAGGGCTTCGCCGTCGGAGTCGAGGATGAGATGCCCGACCAGCTGGCGCATTCGGCGCCGGGCGATGGGCATGACCAGCCACGGCAGCTTCGGGGCGAGCACGCCGCCGAGCTTCATCGCCGCGCGGTCCATCGCGGAGAGGAACTCCGGCGTCTTCGTGCCGCCCGTCAGCCCAGCCAGCTGGCGCGCGGCGGTGGCGTCGTCCTCGGGGCGGGCGACCTGGTCGACGAACGCCATGGTGTAGTCCACGCCCGCGGGGTCGTGGACGAGTTTTGCCAGCTGCTCGGCCGCGTGGTCGGAGGCGTCCTTGACGGGATCCTCGGGTTCCCCGTCGCCGGCCCGCGCCTGCGCGAGGTCGCTGGCGCCGGTGCGTCCGGCGACCTTCTCCGATTCTGCGAGCCAGCCCATCGCACGGTCGACCGCGGCGTCGACGAGGTCGTCCAGGGGAACCAGGCCGTCGTCCCGGCCGGCGGCCATCCGGGCGGTGCCGTCGTCCCGACCGTCGTCGTCGATCTGATGGCGGGCGTCGTGCGTTGGGGCCATGGTTTCCTCCTCGTGCGAAAATCGGGCGTTCCCCGCGCCGGACGGGGGTTTCCCGTGGGGTCGCGCGGGGCGGGCGGCGCGATGGCCGCTCCCGTCCGCGACCCTACGTATGCTTCGAGGGAGAAAACAACCATGCTGGCCCGTGCCGTGATTCCAGCGTGGCGGGGGTTTTCGGGGGTCGGCGCGAACGCGGAAAAACCGGCCGGCGGAACGGATCCGCCGACCGGTTTCGGGTCGGGTGCGGGCCTCGGGGCGGAAGGGGCGCCCGGGGCCGGGCGGGAAAACCTAGATGAAGAACATCAGCACCGCGGTGATCAGCCACAGGGCGCTGAAGATGCCGGAGAACATGGCCAGCTGGCCCTTGGCCTTGCCCCAGTCGAGGTTCGCGGCCTTCTCGGCGCGCTTGCGGAAGTCGGGGTCGTCGGCGAGCTCGTCCTCGCCGGCGACGCCGAGGCCGGCCATCATGACCGACTGCTTCGGGGTGATGACGAAGTACAGCAGCGCCCAGGCGATGACCGCCAGCAGGATCGAGGCGTGCAGCGCGCCGGCCTTCATGTAGGTGCCGAGGTCGGTGAACATGACGCCGAAGCCGAGCAGCGGCACGGCCAGGGAGAACAGGCCGTAGGTGCGGGTGACGGCGTGCATGGTGCGGGCGGCGCCGACGGAGCCGGCCTCGCCGTCGCGCGCGGCGAGCGCGAGCCGCGGGAACATGGAGATGGCGACGGTGACCGGGCCGAGCAGCAGGATCGCCGCGACGACGTGGGCGATGAGGACGACGTTGTTCACGAAGTGCCTTTCATTGGGAGGGTGGGCCCATGTGCGGGTGTGGGCTGGTTCACGGGGATTCCGCCGGGCTGGGCGGGGAGTCCATCGGGGCGCAATGGTAGCCGATGGCGGGGCCCGGCGCCCAAGCGGTACCGACGCGGCGTCGTCAAATCCGGGGCTCGCTTTGCGACGGCCCGGCGCCCGAGACATCGCCCCTCCCGCGGGAGCGGCGGGGAGCGTGCGCGGCGGTTACCGCGCCCGGATGCCGCAGGCTCCGGCCATCGCGGTCCAGTCGGCGACGGACACCGGCAGCTCCCATGCGACGGCGACGCGGAGGTAGCGGACGGAGTAGCCGCACCGCAGTTCCCGGGCGGGTGGCAGCCACTCCGCGGGCGTGAGGTCGGACTTCTCGCGGTTCACGGCGGAGGCGACCGGCACGAGGTTGAGCGCGGCGTCGTTGGCGAATTCGCGCCGCGCCCGCGCGCCCCAGGCGTGCGCCCCGAAATCCCACGCCGCGGCGAGCGGGTAGAGGTGGTCGACGTCGACGCCGTCTGCCGCGACGTCTTCGCCCGTATACGGGTCGGCGATGGTGGGGGAGCCGGAGAACCACTCGGCGAGCACCGCGTCCCGGGTGTCGCCCGCGCCGGAAGCCGTCCCGGCCGCGGTCCATCCTCCGAACCGGGAGCGGTCGTAGCCCAGCACGGTGATGCGCTCCGGGGCGACGGCCACGGAGGACAGGAGAGCGGCGGCGTCCCGTGCATCGCCGGACTCGCCGGCGCCCTCACCCTTGCCCGGGCCGTCGCCCGCGCCGCCGCAGGCCGCGGCGAATGACAGGAAAAGGGCGAGGAGCGGGGGCGCGAGCCGTCGTAAAGCGGATGCGGAAACGGGGTCGGGAGCGGGATCGGGGGCGGGACGGGGAGCAAGACGGGGAGCGGGGACGAGAACGCGGAAGAGGCGGGCCACATCCCATTGGACGCGGCCCGCCCCTTCGCGGTTCCGTTCAGTTTTCCGCCCACCCCATCGGGGTGTGGCGGCGGCCTACGCCGTGGACTCGACCTTCACGGCTTCGCCACGCGGGGCGACCGGCTTGGCGGCCTCGGCGGCGGCGTGGTCGAACTCCTCGACGATGTGCGGCGACGGGGCCTTGGTCATCAGGGTGACCGCGACCATCGCGATGGCGGAGGCGGCCACGCCCGGGACGATCTCGTAGATGACGTCCGTCAGCGGGCTCATGCCCCACGCGAAGGACACCAGCGCACCGGTGATGATGCCCGCCGCGGCACCCGGCATGTTCAGGCGGCGCCAGTACAGCGACGCCAGGATGACCGGGCCGAACGCGGAACCGAAACCGGCCCACGCGAAGCCGACCAGCGACAGGATCGACGAGTTCGGGTTCGAGGCGATGACGCCCGCGATCAGCGCGACGACCGCCACGGCGATGCGCGACGCCAGCATCGACGTCGACGAACGCAGGTTCTTGTTGACCACGCCGCGGTACAGGTCCTCGATCAGCGCGGAGGACGACACCAGCAGCTGCGACGAAATGGTGGACATGATCGCCGCGAGGACCGCGGTGAGGATCAGGCCGGCGACCAGCGGGTGGAAGATGACGCGGGTGAGGTCCAGGAAGATGGTCTCGTAGGACTCGGTGTCGGTGACCGACGCATCGGGGTTGCGGGCGAAGAACACCGTGGACACCACGGCGACCAGCGTTGCGCCGAGCATGCAGATGACCTGCCAGGTCACGCCGTAGCGGCGGCCGGCGACGGCGTCGGCGGGGGAGCGCAGCGCCATGAAACGAACGATGATGTGCGGCTGGCCGAAGTAGCCCAGGCCCCAGCCGATCAGGCCGATGGTGCCCAGCAGCGGCACGCCGCTGAACGCGTTGAAGAAGCCGTCGACCGGGGCGCCCCCGCTGCCCGGGTAGGCGTTCTCGGCGGCGAAGGAGAACAGGTCCGAGACCGGCTCGCCCTCGCTCGTGAGCACGAACATGGCGACGACCGGGACGATGAGCAGCGCCAGGAACATGATGACGCCCTGCACGGCGTCGGTGTAGGACACCGCCAGGAAGCCGCCGAAGAGCGTGTACAGCACCGTCACGGTGGCGACCAGCAGCAGGCCGACCAGGTAATCGCCGCCGAACGTCGACTCCCAGTAGCGGCCGCCGGCGACCATGCCGGAGGACACGTAGAAGGTGAAGAAGACCAGGATGATGATGCCCGAGGCCACGCGCAGGATCTTCGTGCGGTCCTCGAGCCGGTTCTCCAGGAACGACGGGATGGTGATCGAGTTCTTGGCCACCTTCGTGTAGCTGCGCAGGCGCGGCGCCGTCAGCTTCCAGTTCGCCCACGCGCCGATGCACAGGCCGATGGCGATCCACGTCTGGTTGAGGCCGGAGAGGTAGATCGCGCCGGGCAGGCCCATCAGCAGCCAGCCCGACATGTCGGACGCGCCTGCGGACAGCGCCGCGATGAACGGGTGCAGACCGCGCCCGGCGAGCATGTAATCGTCGTACTCGGTCGTCTTCCGGTAGCCCGTGTAGCCGATGTACAGCATCAGGGCCAGGTAGATGACGATGGCGATGAAATACCAAGTCGTCGTTTGCAAGTGCTTCGACTCCTTCTGGTGAGGGCAATCATGTCTACGTTCGTAAAAGCGACTTAACGACGCTTTCACGTTCCCGGCGGGGCACGCAAAACGGTGACCAGGGTTTTTCCGGTCAACCGTGTTCTTTGGAACCTTAATGTCGCCTGTGAGCGGCAAGGATAACGAATCGGTAACAATGTGGCGCAGCCCATCCTCGTGGTGGGGTTCGGGCGTGATCGGGGCTTTTCGGGCAATCTGCGCACTCTCTTGTTGATCGGCGTTCGAGGATGGTAAGACTAGCCGGGCCCGCAATGCCTACCCTTACCTAAGGCATTTGCGGGCTTGCGGTGGTACGCCCACCCGTCGGCCGAGCCAATTCCGGGCACGGCCGGAACCGGGCACCCGTCACCGTGAGCACCATCCCGGCCGTCTCGGCGGCCCCGAACCGAAAGGCACTTCACGTGCAACGTCCGATCTTCCGCAAGGCGGCGGCCGCCGTCGCCGCGTTCACCGGCGCCGCCCTCCTGCTCGCCGGCTGCTCCGCGCCCGGAGCCGCCTCCGACGACTCCGCCTCCGGCGGCGAATTCACCGTCACCGACGTCGCGGGCCGCACGGTCTCCTTCGATCGGCGCCCGGAGCGCGTCATCCTCGGCGAGGGCCGGGCGTCGTTCGTCACCGCGCTGCTGGACAAGGACAACCCCACCGAGCACGTCGTCGCCTGGGGCGGTGACCTGCACTCCGGCGCCCCCTCCTTCGAGAAGAAGCTGTTCGAGGCCCACCCGAAGGCGAAGGACGTGCCGGTCATCGGCAACCTGGCCAAGGGCGACGTCACCGTGGAGAACCTGCTGGCCCACGACCCCGACGTCGTGGTCATGACGCTCGACCACAAGAAGGCCGCCGAGAAGAACGGCTTCCTGGCCAAGCTCGACCAGGCCGGCCTGAAATACGTCTTCACCGACTTCCGCCAGAAGCCGCTGGAGAACACCACGGCGTCGGTCCGGCTCCTCGGCCGGATCCTCGACGAGGACGACGCCGCGGAGCGGTTCGCCAAGTTCTACGACGCGAAGGTCGCGGACGTCACCGACCGCGTGAAGGACGTCAAGGACAAGCCGCGCACCTTCGTGTGGCGCGCCGCGGGCCTGAAGGACTGCTGCGCCACGGTGAAGAACTCCAACCTCGGCGACCTGGTCAACGCCGCCGGCGGCGACAACATCGGCGACGGCATCCTCGATTCCGAATCCGGCGACGTCACCGCCGAGAAGGTGCTGGCCGAGGAACCCGACGCCATCATCGCCACCGGCGGCTCCTGGGCGCCGGACCCGGAGAAGCCCGCCGTCCTGCCGCACGTCGAGCTCGGCTACGGCGCCAACGACGGCACCGCGCGCAAGACTCTCGACGGCCTGACCGCCACGCCCGGCTTCGACCACCTGCGCGCGCCGGCCGAGGGCAACCTCCACGGCCTCTACCACCAGTTCTACGACTCGCCCTACAACGTCTTCGCGCTCCAGCAGATCGGCGCGTGGCTCCACCCCGACAAGTTCAAGGACGTCGACCCCGTGGCCGACTTCGCCGAGTTCCACCGCGAGTGGCTGCCCTTCGAGCTGACCGGCACCTTCTTCACCTCCACGGGGGCCGGGAAGTGACGCTGTCCGTCGTCAAGCGGAAAGGCCCGCCGGCCGAAACCCCATCGGCCGACGCACCGGCAACCCCCGGAGCCCCGCCGGCCGACGCGTCGCCGAGCCCCGGCGCGGCGGCCGGGTACCGCTCGCGCGCCCGGCGCAAGGTCCTGGCCATCGCCGCGCTGACCGTGATCGCGTTCGCGGCGTTCGTCGTGGCCACCGTCGTCGGGCCGCTGCCGCTGTCCGTGGGCGACGTGCTCGGCGGCATCGCCGACCCGTCGTCGGTCGATGACCGCACGCGGACGGTGCTGTGGAACCTGCGGCTGCCGATGTCCGTCATGGCGGTGCTCATCGGCGCCGCGCTGTCGCTGGCCGGCGCGCAGATGCAGACGATCCTGGACAACCCGCTGGCCGAACCGTTCACGCTGGGCATCTCCGCGGCCGCGGCGTTCGGCGGGGCGGCGTCGATCGTGCTGGGGTGGAGCGTCATCGCCAACCCGCAGTTCAACCTGGCGGCCGTGGCCTGGGCGTCGGCGATGATCGCCGTGGCCGTGGTCATGGTCGCGGCACTGTGGCGCGGCGCGGGCTCGGAATCGATGATCCTGCTGGGCATTTCGCTGGTCTTCCTGTTCCAGGCGCTGCTGGCGCTGATGCAGTACCGGGCGACCACCGAGGCGCTGCAGCAGATCGTGTTCTGGACCATGGGGTCGCTGGGCCGCGCCACGTGGACCGCCAACGGGCTGATCGCCGGGGCGCTGCTGATCGCCGTGCCGTTCACCATGTTGTCCGCGTGGAAGCTCACCGCGCTGCGCCTGGGCGAGTCCCGCGCCGCCGCGATGGGCGTCGACGTGCCGAAGCTGCGGGCGGCGACGCTCGTGGTGGCGTCGCTGCTGGCGGCCACGGCGGTCGCCTTCGCGGGGATCATCGGGTTCATCGGACTGGTCGGGCCGCACGTCGCGCGGATCCTCGTCGGCGAGGATCACCGGTTCTTCGTGCCGGCGTCGATGGCCGCCGGCGCCGCGCTGCTGGCCGCCGCCCACGCCGTGTCCATCACCATCGTGCCGGGCATCGCCATCCCCATCGGGATCATCACCGCGCTGGTCGGCGTGCCGTTCTTCGTGGTGCTCGTGCTGGCGCGGCGCCGCGTGCTGGGAGGTCGCTGACATGACCGCGACTTTGACGGTGGAAGGGCTGCGCCGTTCCTACGGGCGGCGCGAGGTGTTGCGCGGGGTCGACCTGGGCCCGGTGCCCGGCGGCACCGTGACCGGTTTGATCGGCCCGAATGCGGCCGGCAAGTCCACGCTGGTCAGGGCCATCGCGGGCATCGACCGCGTCCGGAGGGGCAGCATCGGGGTGGAGGCCGGCGGCGGGCCGCTGACCGGCGCCGCCGCCCGCGATGCGATCGGCTACGTCCCGCAGGACCTGCCGGGCACGGCATCGCTGACGGCGTTCGAGTCGGTTCTCGCCTCCTCCCGGCGCGGCGGCATGTGGCGCGTCGGCGATGATGCGCTGGCCGCGGCCGCCTCGGCGATGTCCGCGCTGGGCATCGAGCATCTGGCGGACCGCGGGCTCGGCGAGCTGTCCGGCGGGCAGCGCCAGCTCGTCGCGGTGGCGCAGATGCTGGTGCGGCGGCCGGCGGTGATGCTTCTCGACGAGCCGACGTCCGCCCTCGACCTGCGCCACCAGGTCCGCCTGCTGGAGCTGATCCGGCGCGAGGCGGAGGCCAACGGTGCCGTGGCCCTGGTGGCCATCCACGACCTGAATCTGGCGGCGCGCTACTGCGACCGGCTGGCGGTGCTGTCCGGCGGCGTCATCCGCGCGGTGGGCGAACCGGCGGAGGTGCTGGTGCCCGAGCTGCTCCAGGAGGTTTACGGCCTGCGGGCCCGCGTGCTCGACGACGGCGGCGTGCCCGTGGTGTGCCCCGTGCCCGAGTAACGGGGCGCGCTTCCCGGCCCGCGTGTTCGAACGCGCGGTCCGGGGTGGGCGGGGGCGATCCGGGGCGGGTGGCATGATCGGGGCATGTCTTCGCCCACCCATCTGCTCCACGGACTGTGGCTGCCCGGCACGGGGCTGAATCTGTGGTTGGAGCGGGTCGAGGGGCACCGGGTGCTGAGGGCGCTCGACGACGCCTCGCGGGCCGCGTTGCCGGCCGCCGCATCGGCCGTGCTGGCCTCCGTGCCCAGGGGGCGCCCCGAGGTGGAGCTGCGCACGCCGAAGGGGAGGGCCGTCCGCCACGTGCTGCCCACGTGGGCGTTCGTGCCCGAGCGCGCGGTGACCGTTCTGGAATCGCTGCGCGCCGACGCCGATGACCCGGCGTTCGCTCCGGACCTGCGTTTCCTCATCCGCGTGCAGGAGTCCCTCGAGCGGTGGGCGCGCGCCGGGCGTGCGCTGGTCGCCGTGACGTGGGAGGACGGCCGGTGGTGGCCGCAATGGCGGTTGCCGGACGGGCTGAAGGAAACGTCGTGGCGGGCGCAGGTCGCGCAGCGCACGCCGCCGGTGCTGACCGTCAACGGCGGCGGCGAAATGCTCGACGACCTGATGGGGCGGCTGTTCCACTGGACCGTCAACGCTCTGCTGGCGGACCTGCCGGACCCGCCGAAGGGACGCCAGGCGTTCGTGCGCGCGCTGCTCGATTCGGAGCCGCTGCGCCGGGCGACGCCGGACGTCGCGTCGGATCTGGCCCAGTGGCGGTCGTCGGCGTCCGGGGAGGACGTCCGGCTGCTGCTCGTGCTGGAGGAGCCCGAGGAGTTCGACGACCCCGACCATGGGCGCGTCATCGACATCGTGAACAACCGCGGCGGTGGCGCCGACGACCCCGACGAGGGCCTGTGGTGGCCGCTGCGCATGCACTACCGCATCGGGGTGGGCGCCCCGGAACGCCTGGACCCGTCGATGTGCCGCGGGTCGGTGCTCACGCAGTTGCGGCCGCAGCTGGAGGTGGCGCAGCAGGCGTTCCCGCCGTTCCGCGAGGCGATCTCGGACGGCGCGGGCCTGGATCTGCTGCTCAACCCGCGCCAGGTCGTGGACCTGGTGGCGCACGGAGTCGACGCCCTGCGCGACGCCGGCATCGCGGTGATGCTGCCCCGGTCGTGGGTCAGCGCCCGCCCGTCGCTGCGCCTGGAGGTCGATCCCCGGGAGAAGGAGCCGGTCGGGTCGGTGCGCGGCGCGACGGAATCGCGCGTCGGGTTCGACCAGATCGTGGACTACAAGTGGCGGCTCACGCTCGGCGACGAGGTGCTGTCCGACGACGACGTCCGCCGCCTGGCCGAGTCCGGCTCCGGTCTGGTGCGGCTGCGGGATTCGTGGATCGCGGCTGACCCGGACACCACGCGCAGGGCGCTGAAGTTCCTGGAGGAGCAGACGAAGGCCGGGGAGGCCACGGGCAGGGGCTCGGCGGCGCTGAGCGAGATCCACTTCGCCGGCGGGTCGGTGACGCGGGCGCCGGTGCCCGTCGACGTCGACGCCCGCGGCTGGGCCCGGTCGCTCTACGGCGGGATGATCGGCGACCCCGATGACGATGGCTTCGAGGGCCCCGCCGAAATCCACCGTCGCCGTGTGCCCGTGCCGGAAGGATTCGTCGGCGAATTGCGCGAATACCAGCGCCGCGGCCTGGATTGGCTGTCGTGGATGTCGGACGCCGGTTTCGGCGTGATCCTCGCCGACGACATGGGGCTGGGCAAGACGGTGCAGATCCTCGCCCTGCTGCTCCACGAGAAGGAAACGCGGCTGGCCGCCGAATCCGACGATGAGCGTCGCGCGCGCGAAGAACTCGACGCCGCCCTCGACGCGGGCGACGGCTCGGTGCGGGCGCTGGACGGCGTCGTCAAGCGGTACCCGACGCTGCTGGTCGCACCGATGTCGGTCGTGTCCAACTGGGCCGCCGAAGCGCGGAAGTTCGCTCCGGGCCTGACGGTGAAGGTGCTGCACGGCGGCAACCGCCCGCGCGGGGCGGAACTCAAGCGCGTCGCCGAGGGCGCCGATCTGGTGGTGACCACCTACGGCATCGTCGCGCGCGACCCCGGCGAATGGGGCGCGGTGCAGTGGGACCACGTGATCCTGGACGAGGCGCAGGCGGTGAAGAACCCCAACACCGCCGTGGCCAGGGCCGTGCGGCTGCTGCCGGCGCGGCAGCGAATCGCGCTGACGGGCACGCCGGTGGAGAACAACCTGGGCGAGTTGCGGTCGATCATGGATTTCTGCAACCGCAACATCCTCGGTTCGGCGCGGTCCTTCCGATCGCGGTTCGCCGCGCCCATCGAGCGCGACGGCGACGAAAACGCGGCCGCGGAGCTGCGCACCATCACCGCGCCGTTCATCCTGCGGCGCATGAAGTCCGACCCGGGGATCCTCGACGAGCTGCCGGAGAAAGACGAGGCCGTCACGCTCGTGCCGCTGACCGCCGAGCAGGCGCTTCTGTACCGCGGCTGGGTCGAGGAGCTCGAGCGGGAGGTCGACGCCGCGAAGGGGATGAAGAGGCGGGCGCTGGTGCTGCAGGGCATCACCAAGCTCAAGCAGATCTGCAACCACCCCGCGCATTACCAGTCCGACGGGTCGCCGCTGCTCGATCGCGGCCGGCACCGGTCGGGCAAGGTCGCGCAGCTGCAGGCCATCGTCGACGAGGCCGTGCTGGCCGACGAGCGCGTGCTCGTGTTCACCCAGTACACGACGTTCGGGAAGATGCTGCAGCCCTGGCTGTCCGAGCGGTTGGGCCGCGAGATCCCCTTCCTCCACGGCGGGGTGTCGCGGGCGGCGCGGCAGCGGATGGTCGACGAGTTCAACGCCGAGGGCGGCGCGCCGGTGATGGTGCTCAGCCTCAAGGCCGGCGGCACGGGCCTGAACCTCACGGCGGCCAACCACGTGGTCCACGTCGACCGCTGGTGGAACCCGGCGGTGGAGGACCAGGCCACCGACCGCGCCTACCGCATCGGCCAGCGGCGCGACGTGCAGGTGCACAAGCTGGTGGCCAAGGGCACCATCGAGGAGCGCATCGACCAGGTCATCGCCGGCAAGGTCGACCTCGCGCGGGCGGTGATGCCCACCGGCGAGTCGTGGCTGACGGAAATGGGGCTCGACGAACTGCACCGCCTGTGGCGGCTTGACGACGACCGCTCGCGCAGGGCCGCAGAGGCCGCCGAAGCCGGGCACACCGTGGAAGACGAGTGGGCGCGGGACGCGGCCGGGGGCGGGAAAGGCGGGGGCGGCGCGGATGGCGCGGATGAAGAGGGCGGGAAGGACGAGAAGGACGCCGTCGCCGACGTGATCGAGCTCGGCGCCGGCAAGGATTCGGCGAGGAAGGGGAAACGCGATGGCCGACGGTGATGTGACCTGGGGCGACAACGTCATCTACGCCGATTTCGGCGCGCGCGGCGCCGGCGGCGGAACCCGGGGCGCACGGCGGGGGAAGAAGGGGCCGGGGCGTCGCAAAGCCGATTCGGGACAG
This genomic stretch from Corynebacterium hansenii harbors:
- a CDS encoding ABC transporter ATP-binding protein, with the protein product MTATLTVEGLRRSYGRREVLRGVDLGPVPGGTVTGLIGPNAAGKSTLVRAIAGIDRVRRGSIGVEAGGGPLTGAAARDAIGYVPQDLPGTASLTAFESVLASSRRGGMWRVGDDALAAAASAMSALGIEHLADRGLGELSGGQRQLVAVAQMLVRRPAVMLLDEPTSALDLRHQVRLLELIRREAEANGAVALVAIHDLNLAARYCDRLAVLSGGVIRAVGEPAEVLVPELLQEVYGLRARVLDDGGVPVVCPVPE
- a CDS encoding DEAD/DEAH box helicase, with translation MSSPTHLLHGLWLPGTGLNLWLERVEGHRVLRALDDASRAALPAAASAVLASVPRGRPEVELRTPKGRAVRHVLPTWAFVPERAVTVLESLRADADDPAFAPDLRFLIRVQESLERWARAGRALVAVTWEDGRWWPQWRLPDGLKETSWRAQVAQRTPPVLTVNGGGEMLDDLMGRLFHWTVNALLADLPDPPKGRQAFVRALLDSEPLRRATPDVASDLAQWRSSASGEDVRLLLVLEEPEEFDDPDHGRVIDIVNNRGGGADDPDEGLWWPLRMHYRIGVGAPERLDPSMCRGSVLTQLRPQLEVAQQAFPPFREAISDGAGLDLLLNPRQVVDLVAHGVDALRDAGIAVMLPRSWVSARPSLRLEVDPREKEPVGSVRGATESRVGFDQIVDYKWRLTLGDEVLSDDDVRRLAESGSGLVRLRDSWIAADPDTTRRALKFLEEQTKAGEATGRGSAALSEIHFAGGSVTRAPVPVDVDARGWARSLYGGMIGDPDDDGFEGPAEIHRRRVPVPEGFVGELREYQRRGLDWLSWMSDAGFGVILADDMGLGKTVQILALLLHEKETRLAAESDDERRAREELDAALDAGDGSVRALDGVVKRYPTLLVAPMSVVSNWAAEARKFAPGLTVKVLHGGNRPRGAELKRVAEGADLVVTTYGIVARDPGEWGAVQWDHVILDEAQAVKNPNTAVARAVRLLPARQRIALTGTPVENNLGELRSIMDFCNRNILGSARSFRSRFAAPIERDGDENAAAELRTITAPFILRRMKSDPGILDELPEKDEAVTLVPLTAEQALLYRGWVEELEREVDAAKGMKRRALVLQGITKLKQICNHPAHYQSDGSPLLDRGRHRSGKVAQLQAIVDEAVLADERVLVFTQYTTFGKMLQPWLSERLGREIPFLHGGVSRAARQRMVDEFNAEGGAPVMVLSLKAGGTGLNLTAANHVVHVDRWWNPAVEDQATDRAYRIGQRRDVQVHKLVAKGTIEERIDQVIAGKVDLARAVMPTGESWLTEMGLDELHRLWRLDDDRSRRAAEAAEAGHTVEDEWARDAAGGGKGGGGADGADEEGGKDEKDAVADVIELGAGKDSARKGKRDGRR
- a CDS encoding FecCD family ABC transporter permease; its protein translation is MAIAALTVIAFAAFVVATVVGPLPLSVGDVLGGIADPSSVDDRTRTVLWNLRLPMSVMAVLIGAALSLAGAQMQTILDNPLAEPFTLGISAAAAFGGAASIVLGWSVIANPQFNLAAVAWASAMIAVAVVMVAALWRGAGSESMILLGISLVFLFQALLALMQYRATTEALQQIVFWTMGSLGRATWTANGLIAGALLIAVPFTMLSAWKLTALRLGESRAAAMGVDVPKLRAATLVVASLLAATAVAFAGIIGFIGLVGPHVARILVGEDHRFFVPASMAAGAALLAAAHAVSITIVPGIAIPIGIITALVGVPFFVVLVLARRRVLGGR